One region of Thunnus albacares chromosome 8, fThuAlb1.1, whole genome shotgun sequence genomic DNA includes:
- the arhgef1b gene encoding rho guanine nucleotide exchange factor 1b isoform X5, producing the protein MSIIGAEDEDFENDLNDVVDDQCKHFNNIEQLKDRPTHLLVFMQHVILQFDPAPMLCYLHADLFKNLSAKETKKQFVEFYNSFLDKGATLKVTVPPNIASELDRTRPDLLTDDVQRRYAQEVQSTLAAEVAKQLEDFRQKRMMGMTPNEAELNDVDSHYPTDRIPREMKEKSVAETLLDKMSETQLTIVPDEDKCQSIFSAVVFYMKHLGVKTRAVDSKKSRGGFFRRQLVKNKKDESTKTKPRGGFPGIPSWIGGNPEVKPKTETEADKEKVGQERKGPAPGRGSLTDPAAPSVGSRKSGSSGGPASLPGLEVSDGSGNNINITNNPESSHTDGLSSNRLETPTLSDRGEVSPVGLVGGLIAGESVFPSDTPTEENLEKDRRKTSRKVARSESARVDRHSSRRRGSTRVKQSRSRSDVDLQQPISSTTTSPAPLTPQHLHPIEGPSLVFEGPGPSPTSPSPQLEEMDPRFQELEQDPPNWRELAPSEVLSSLSKKETKRQEVINELFATEHAHVRMLSVLQTVFSKPLERDELLTSTELAAIFPNLEEIIEMHYTFYENLKKLRLEDGFIVKSISTTVLNRFGGHEGEWFQKLTARFCSHQSWALDQIKSRQRKEPRFNSFILEAESKPQCRRLQLKDIIPIEMQRLTKYPLLLENIAKNTEDPTEKEDIQQSAECCRKILNHVNEEVKVMENLLTLKDYQRRLDTSGLKPSNELYTEYKNIDLTQKKMLYEGPLTWRVTKEKAIEVQCVLLGDLLVLLQKQDDKMVLKCQSKSNIAIQEGKQMLSPIIKLDSVFLREVATDRKAFYVIFTWDSGAQIYELVAQSLGERKTWTEVIKSAVDDLKKSGAPMKLPLPPGAGGAPFSPTLTAPLSPTENGGLKSSSDRDKDSLTDEKSTDPRHTLIDFLSDKGFDLIGHSNSDQEKVANNALDEVMSLKRLLVGSISLSEDSQPDEENGEEQSERPSLDTDSCQSTEEHSQTTDRGAEEENENSCEKEGAGTKGEEEKSISAPLVLSQERMEEVCRRLHSLEEQLKRLQTVEEEHHRLQEALSKFSLEGGNFQ; encoded by the exons ATGAGCATCATCGGGGCTGAGGATGAGGATTTCGAGAACGATCTGAATGAC gtgGTGGATGACCAGTGTAAACACTTCAACAATATAGAGCAGTTGAAGGATCGGCCCACCCACCTGCTGGTCTTCATGCAACATGTCATTCTACAGTTTGACCCTGCTCCAATG CTGTGTTACCTCCATGCTGACCTCTTCAAGAACCTCAGTGCCAAAGAGACCAAGAAGCAGTTTGTGGAGTTCTACAACAGCTTCTTGGATAAGGGTGCT ACTCTCAAAGTGACAGTACCACCTAATATAGCTTCTGAATTGG ACCGGACTCGTCCAGATCTGCTCACCGATGACGTCCAACGGCGCTATGCCCAGGAGGTCCAGAGTACACTGGCTGCCGAAGTGGCGAAACAGCTGGAAGACTTCAG GCAGAAGAGAATGATGGGCATGACCCCCAACGAGGCTGAGCTGAACGACGTGGATAGCCACTATCCCACTGACCGCATCCCTAGGGAGATGAAGGAGAAGTCTGTAGCCGAGACCCTGCTGGACAAGATGTCTGAGACACA aCTTACAATTGTCCCGGACGAGGACAAATG CCAATCCATCTTTTCAGCGGTGGTCTTCTACATGAAGCACCTTGGGGTTAAAACCAGGGCAGTTGACAGTAAGAAGTCCAGAGGAGGCTTCTTCAGGAGACAGCTGGTAAAG AATAAGAAGGATGAATCCACAAAGACCAAGCCCAGGGGGGGCTTTCCCGGCATCCCCAGCTGGATTGGCGGCAACC CTGAGGTCAAACCTAAAACGGAAACTGAAG CGGATAAGGAGAAAGTAGGTCAGGAGCGCAAGGGTCCAGCTCCCGGCAGAGGCTCCTTGACCGACCCTGCGGCCCCTTCTGTTGGCAGCAGGAAGTCAGGTTCCAGTGGAGGTCCCGCCTCCCTGCCTGGGTTAGAGGTCAGCGATGGCTCAGgcaacaacatcaacattacCAACAACCCAGAGTCTTCACACACAGATG GCCTCTCAAGCAATCGCTTAGAGACTCCAACCTTATCAGACCGGGGTGAGGTGTCTCCTGTTGGGCTTGTAGGTGGGTTGATCGCTGGGGAGTCCGTCTTTCCCAGCGACACTCCCACAGAGGAGAATCTGGAGAAAGACAG ACGGAAGACAAG TAGGAAAGTGGCACGTAGTGAGAGTGCTCGCGTGGACAGGCACTCCTCTCGGCGCCGCGGCTCTACCCGGGTCAAACAGTCCCGTTCCCGTAGTGATGTGGATCTCCAGCAGCCGATTTCTTCCACGACAACATCACCTGCCCCCCTCACTCCCCAGCACCTCCATCC TATTGAAGGGCCAAGTTTAGTTTTTGAGGGGCCTGGCCCCTCCCCCACCAGTCCCTCCCCACAGCTGGAGGAGATGGACCCGCGCTTCCAAGAGTTGGAGCAGGACCCGCCCAATTGGAGGGAGCTGGCCCCCTCTGAAGTCCTGTCCAGCCTCAGCAAGAAGGAGACCAAGAGGCAGGAGGTCATCAATG AGTTGTTTGCTACAGAGCATGCTCATGTGCGGATGCTAAGTGTCCTTCAGACGGTCTTCTCCAAGCCGTTGGAGAGGGACGAACTCCTGACCTCCACTGAGCTGGCCGCCATTTTCCCTAACCTGGAAGAGATCATTGAAATGCACT ATACCTTCTATGAGAACCTGAAGAAACTGCGTTTGGAAGATGGCTTTATAGTCAAATCCATCAGCACCACAGTACTCAACAGA ttTGGTGGTCATGAGGGGGAATGGTTCCAAAAACTGACAGCTCGATTCTGCAGTCACCAGTCGTGGGCCCTGGACCAGATCAAGAGCAGGCAGAGGAAAGAGCCACGCTTCAACTCTTTCATACTG GAGGCAGAGAGTAAGCCCCAATGCCGCAGGCTGCAGCTCAAGGACATCATTCCCATAGAGATGCAGAGACTGACCAAGTACCCGCTGCTGCTGGAGAATATTGCGAAGAACACag AGGACCCGACAGAGAAGGAGGACATCCAGCAGAGCGCAGAATGCTGCAGAAAGATCCTCAACCATGTCAATGAGGAGGTCAAAGTGATGGAGAACCTATTG ACTCTGAAGGACTACCAGCGCAGACTGGACACATCAGGGCTCAAACCAAGCAATGAGCTTTATACTGAATATAAG AACATTGACCTGACTCAGAAGAAGATGCTTTATGAAGGCCCTCTGACTTGGAGAGTCACCAAGGAGAAGGCAATTG aggtgcagtgtgtgttgcTCGGGGACCTGCTGGTGCTCCTGCAGAAGCAGGATGACAAGATGGTCCTCAAATGTCAGAGCAAGAGTAACATTGCCATACAGGAAGGCAAGCAAATGCTGAGCCCCATTATCAAGCTGGACTCGGTTTTCCTTCGTGAGGTGGCCACAG atCGAAAGGCCTTTTATGTTATATTTACTTGGGACAGCGGTGCTCAGATCTATGAACTGGTGGCTCAGTCTCTTGGAGAGAGGAAAAC CTGGACTGAAGTGATAAAGTCAGCAGTGGATGATCTGAAGAAGAGTGGAGCACCCATGAAGTTGCCACTGCCTCCTGGAGCTGGAGGAGCCCCGTTCAGTCCAAC gcTGACTGCCCCTCTGAGCCCGACTGAGAATGGAGGTTTGAAAAGCAGCAGTG ATCGAGATAAGGACAGCTTGACGGATGAGAAGTCGACAGACCCCAGGCACACGCTGATTGATTTCCTGTCAGATAAAGGCTTTGACTTGATAGGCCACTCCAACAGCGATCAGGAGAAGGTGGCCAATAATGCTTTGGATGAAG TCATGTCGCTAAAAAGGCTGTTGGTCGGGAGCATCAGTCTATCAGAAGACTCACAACCTGATGAAGAAAACGGAGAGGAGCAATCAGAGAGGCCCAGTCTAGACACGGATAGCTGTCAGTCAACAG AAGAACACAGTCAGACAACAGACAGAGGAGCGGAGGAGGAGAATGAGAACTCTTGTGAAAAAGAAGGTGCAGGGAcgaagggagaggaagagaagagcaTCAGTGCACCCCTGGTGTTGTCCcaggagaggatggaggaagTATGCAGGAGGCTTCACAGTCTGGAGGAACAACTAAAGAGACTACAG ACCGTAGAAGAGGAGCACCACAGGCTACAGGAGGCCCTTTCCAAGTTCTCACTGGAGGGGGGTAACTTCCAGTAA
- the arhgef1b gene encoding rho guanine nucleotide exchange factor 1b isoform X1 gives MDAEDAHFGRGVFGAQCSNPAMSIIGAEDEDFENDLNDVVDDQCKHFNNIEQLKDRPTHLLVFMQHVILQFDPAPMLCYLHADLFKNLSAKETKKQFVEFYNSFLDKGATLKVTVPPNIASELDRTRPDLLTDDVQRRYAQEVQSTLAAEVAKQLEDFRQKRMMGMTPNEAELNDVDSHYPTDRIPREMKEKSVAETLLDKMSETQLTIVPDEDKCQSIFSAVVFYMKHLGVKTRAVDSKKSRGGFFRRQLVKNKKDESTKTKPRGGFPGIPSWIGGNPEVKPKTETEADKEKVGQERKGPAPGRGSLTDPAAPSVGSRKSGSSGGPASLPGLEVSDGSGNNINITNNPESSHTDGLSSNRLETPTLSDRGEVSPVGLVGGLIAGESVFPSDTPTEENLEKDRRKTSRKVARSESARVDRHSSRRRGSTRVKQSRSRSDVDLQQPISSTTTSPAPLTPQHLHPIEGPSLVFEGPGPSPTSPSPQLEEMDPRFQELEQDPPNWRELAPSEVLSSLSKKETKRQEVINELFATEHAHVRMLSVLQTVFSKPLERDELLTSTELAAIFPNLEEIIEMHYTFYENLKKLRLEDGFIVKSISTTVLNRFGGHEGEWFQKLTARFCSHQSWALDQIKSRQRKEPRFNSFILEAESKPQCRRLQLKDIIPIEMQRLTKYPLLLENIAKNTEDPTEKEDIQQSAECCRKILNHVNEEVKVMENLLTLKDYQRRLDTSGLKPSNELYTEYKNIDLTQKKMLYEGPLTWRVTKEKAIEVQCVLLGDLLVLLQKQDDKMVLKCQSKSNIAIQEGKQMLSPIIKLDSVFLREVATDRKAFYVIFTWDSGAQIYELVAQSLGERKTWTEVIKSAVDDLKKSGAPMKLPLPPGAGGAPFSPTLTAPLSPTENGGLKSSSDRDKDSLTDEKSTDPRHTLIDFLSDKGFDLIGHSNSDQEKVANNALDEVMSLKRLLVGSISLSEDSQPDEENGEEQSERPSLDTDSCQSTEEHSQTTDRGAEEENENSCEKEGAGTKGEEEKSISAPLVLSQERMEEVCRRLHSLEEQLKRLQTVEEEHHRLQEALSKFSLEGGNFQ, from the exons CGGGGTGTGTTCGGGGCTCAGTGCTCTAACCCAGCCATGAGCATCATCGGGGCTGAGGATGAGGATTTCGAGAACGATCTGAATGAC gtgGTGGATGACCAGTGTAAACACTTCAACAATATAGAGCAGTTGAAGGATCGGCCCACCCACCTGCTGGTCTTCATGCAACATGTCATTCTACAGTTTGACCCTGCTCCAATG CTGTGTTACCTCCATGCTGACCTCTTCAAGAACCTCAGTGCCAAAGAGACCAAGAAGCAGTTTGTGGAGTTCTACAACAGCTTCTTGGATAAGGGTGCT ACTCTCAAAGTGACAGTACCACCTAATATAGCTTCTGAATTGG ACCGGACTCGTCCAGATCTGCTCACCGATGACGTCCAACGGCGCTATGCCCAGGAGGTCCAGAGTACACTGGCTGCCGAAGTGGCGAAACAGCTGGAAGACTTCAG GCAGAAGAGAATGATGGGCATGACCCCCAACGAGGCTGAGCTGAACGACGTGGATAGCCACTATCCCACTGACCGCATCCCTAGGGAGATGAAGGAGAAGTCTGTAGCCGAGACCCTGCTGGACAAGATGTCTGAGACACA aCTTACAATTGTCCCGGACGAGGACAAATG CCAATCCATCTTTTCAGCGGTGGTCTTCTACATGAAGCACCTTGGGGTTAAAACCAGGGCAGTTGACAGTAAGAAGTCCAGAGGAGGCTTCTTCAGGAGACAGCTGGTAAAG AATAAGAAGGATGAATCCACAAAGACCAAGCCCAGGGGGGGCTTTCCCGGCATCCCCAGCTGGATTGGCGGCAACC CTGAGGTCAAACCTAAAACGGAAACTGAAG CGGATAAGGAGAAAGTAGGTCAGGAGCGCAAGGGTCCAGCTCCCGGCAGAGGCTCCTTGACCGACCCTGCGGCCCCTTCTGTTGGCAGCAGGAAGTCAGGTTCCAGTGGAGGTCCCGCCTCCCTGCCTGGGTTAGAGGTCAGCGATGGCTCAGgcaacaacatcaacattacCAACAACCCAGAGTCTTCACACACAGATG GCCTCTCAAGCAATCGCTTAGAGACTCCAACCTTATCAGACCGGGGTGAGGTGTCTCCTGTTGGGCTTGTAGGTGGGTTGATCGCTGGGGAGTCCGTCTTTCCCAGCGACACTCCCACAGAGGAGAATCTGGAGAAAGACAG ACGGAAGACAAG TAGGAAAGTGGCACGTAGTGAGAGTGCTCGCGTGGACAGGCACTCCTCTCGGCGCCGCGGCTCTACCCGGGTCAAACAGTCCCGTTCCCGTAGTGATGTGGATCTCCAGCAGCCGATTTCTTCCACGACAACATCACCTGCCCCCCTCACTCCCCAGCACCTCCATCC TATTGAAGGGCCAAGTTTAGTTTTTGAGGGGCCTGGCCCCTCCCCCACCAGTCCCTCCCCACAGCTGGAGGAGATGGACCCGCGCTTCCAAGAGTTGGAGCAGGACCCGCCCAATTGGAGGGAGCTGGCCCCCTCTGAAGTCCTGTCCAGCCTCAGCAAGAAGGAGACCAAGAGGCAGGAGGTCATCAATG AGTTGTTTGCTACAGAGCATGCTCATGTGCGGATGCTAAGTGTCCTTCAGACGGTCTTCTCCAAGCCGTTGGAGAGGGACGAACTCCTGACCTCCACTGAGCTGGCCGCCATTTTCCCTAACCTGGAAGAGATCATTGAAATGCACT ATACCTTCTATGAGAACCTGAAGAAACTGCGTTTGGAAGATGGCTTTATAGTCAAATCCATCAGCACCACAGTACTCAACAGA ttTGGTGGTCATGAGGGGGAATGGTTCCAAAAACTGACAGCTCGATTCTGCAGTCACCAGTCGTGGGCCCTGGACCAGATCAAGAGCAGGCAGAGGAAAGAGCCACGCTTCAACTCTTTCATACTG GAGGCAGAGAGTAAGCCCCAATGCCGCAGGCTGCAGCTCAAGGACATCATTCCCATAGAGATGCAGAGACTGACCAAGTACCCGCTGCTGCTGGAGAATATTGCGAAGAACACag AGGACCCGACAGAGAAGGAGGACATCCAGCAGAGCGCAGAATGCTGCAGAAAGATCCTCAACCATGTCAATGAGGAGGTCAAAGTGATGGAGAACCTATTG ACTCTGAAGGACTACCAGCGCAGACTGGACACATCAGGGCTCAAACCAAGCAATGAGCTTTATACTGAATATAAG AACATTGACCTGACTCAGAAGAAGATGCTTTATGAAGGCCCTCTGACTTGGAGAGTCACCAAGGAGAAGGCAATTG aggtgcagtgtgtgttgcTCGGGGACCTGCTGGTGCTCCTGCAGAAGCAGGATGACAAGATGGTCCTCAAATGTCAGAGCAAGAGTAACATTGCCATACAGGAAGGCAAGCAAATGCTGAGCCCCATTATCAAGCTGGACTCGGTTTTCCTTCGTGAGGTGGCCACAG atCGAAAGGCCTTTTATGTTATATTTACTTGGGACAGCGGTGCTCAGATCTATGAACTGGTGGCTCAGTCTCTTGGAGAGAGGAAAAC CTGGACTGAAGTGATAAAGTCAGCAGTGGATGATCTGAAGAAGAGTGGAGCACCCATGAAGTTGCCACTGCCTCCTGGAGCTGGAGGAGCCCCGTTCAGTCCAAC gcTGACTGCCCCTCTGAGCCCGACTGAGAATGGAGGTTTGAAAAGCAGCAGTG ATCGAGATAAGGACAGCTTGACGGATGAGAAGTCGACAGACCCCAGGCACACGCTGATTGATTTCCTGTCAGATAAAGGCTTTGACTTGATAGGCCACTCCAACAGCGATCAGGAGAAGGTGGCCAATAATGCTTTGGATGAAG TCATGTCGCTAAAAAGGCTGTTGGTCGGGAGCATCAGTCTATCAGAAGACTCACAACCTGATGAAGAAAACGGAGAGGAGCAATCAGAGAGGCCCAGTCTAGACACGGATAGCTGTCAGTCAACAG AAGAACACAGTCAGACAACAGACAGAGGAGCGGAGGAGGAGAATGAGAACTCTTGTGAAAAAGAAGGTGCAGGGAcgaagggagaggaagagaagagcaTCAGTGCACCCCTGGTGTTGTCCcaggagaggatggaggaagTATGCAGGAGGCTTCACAGTCTGGAGGAACAACTAAAGAGACTACAG ACCGTAGAAGAGGAGCACCACAGGCTACAGGAGGCCCTTTCCAAGTTCTCACTGGAGGGGGGTAACTTCCAGTAA
- the arhgef1b gene encoding rho guanine nucleotide exchange factor 1b isoform X2, whose amino-acid sequence MDAEDAHFGRGVFGAQCSNPAMSIIGAEDEDFENDLNDVVDDQCKHFNNIEQLKDRPTHLLVFMQHVILQFDPAPMLCYLHADLFKNLSAKETKKQFVEFYNSFLDKGATLKVTVPPNIASELDRTRPDLLTDDVQRRYAQEVQSTLAAEVAKQLEDFRQKRMMGMTPNEAELNDVDSHYPTDRIPREMKEKSVAETLLDKMSETQLTIVPDEDKCQSIFSAVVFYMKHLGVKTRAVDSKKSRGGFFRRQLVKNKKDESTKTKPRGGFPGIPSWIGGNPEVKPKTETEADKEKVGQERKGPAPGRGSLTDPAAPSVGSRKSGSSGGPASLPGLEVSDGSGNNINITNNPESSHTDGLSSNRLETPTLSDRGEVSPVGLVGGLIAGESVFPSDTPTEENLEKDRRKTSRKVARSESARVDRHSSRRRGSTRVKQSRSRSDVDLQQPISSTTTSPAPLTPQHLHPIEGPSLVFEGPGPSPTSPSPQLEEMDPRFQELEQDPPNWRELAPSEVLSSLSKKETKRQEVINELFATEHAHVRMLSVLQTVFSKPLERDELLTSTELAAIFPNLEEIIEMHYTFYENLKKLRLEDGFIVKSISTTVLNRFGGHEGEWFQKLTARFCSHQSWALDQIKSRQRKEPRFNSFILEAESKPQCRRLQLKDIIPIEMQRLTKYPLLLENIAKNTEDPTEKEDIQQSAECCRKILNHVNEEVKVMENLLTLKDYQRRLDTSGLKPSNELYTEYKNIDLTQKKMLYEGPLTWRVTKEKAIEVQCVLLGDLLVLLQKQDDKMVLKCQSKSNIAIQEGKQMLSPIIKLDSVFLREVATDRKAFYVIFTWDSGAQIYELVAQSLGERKTWTEVIKSAVDDLKKSGAPMKLPLPPGAGGAPFSPTLTAPLSPTENGGLKSSSDRDKDSLTDEKSTDPRHTLIDFLSDKGFDLIGHSNSDQEKVANNALDEVMSLKRLLVGSISLSEDSQPDEENGEEQSERPSLDTDSCQSTEHSQTTDRGAEEENENSCEKEGAGTKGEEEKSISAPLVLSQERMEEVCRRLHSLEEQLKRLQTVEEEHHRLQEALSKFSLEGGNFQ is encoded by the exons CGGGGTGTGTTCGGGGCTCAGTGCTCTAACCCAGCCATGAGCATCATCGGGGCTGAGGATGAGGATTTCGAGAACGATCTGAATGAC gtgGTGGATGACCAGTGTAAACACTTCAACAATATAGAGCAGTTGAAGGATCGGCCCACCCACCTGCTGGTCTTCATGCAACATGTCATTCTACAGTTTGACCCTGCTCCAATG CTGTGTTACCTCCATGCTGACCTCTTCAAGAACCTCAGTGCCAAAGAGACCAAGAAGCAGTTTGTGGAGTTCTACAACAGCTTCTTGGATAAGGGTGCT ACTCTCAAAGTGACAGTACCACCTAATATAGCTTCTGAATTGG ACCGGACTCGTCCAGATCTGCTCACCGATGACGTCCAACGGCGCTATGCCCAGGAGGTCCAGAGTACACTGGCTGCCGAAGTGGCGAAACAGCTGGAAGACTTCAG GCAGAAGAGAATGATGGGCATGACCCCCAACGAGGCTGAGCTGAACGACGTGGATAGCCACTATCCCACTGACCGCATCCCTAGGGAGATGAAGGAGAAGTCTGTAGCCGAGACCCTGCTGGACAAGATGTCTGAGACACA aCTTACAATTGTCCCGGACGAGGACAAATG CCAATCCATCTTTTCAGCGGTGGTCTTCTACATGAAGCACCTTGGGGTTAAAACCAGGGCAGTTGACAGTAAGAAGTCCAGAGGAGGCTTCTTCAGGAGACAGCTGGTAAAG AATAAGAAGGATGAATCCACAAAGACCAAGCCCAGGGGGGGCTTTCCCGGCATCCCCAGCTGGATTGGCGGCAACC CTGAGGTCAAACCTAAAACGGAAACTGAAG CGGATAAGGAGAAAGTAGGTCAGGAGCGCAAGGGTCCAGCTCCCGGCAGAGGCTCCTTGACCGACCCTGCGGCCCCTTCTGTTGGCAGCAGGAAGTCAGGTTCCAGTGGAGGTCCCGCCTCCCTGCCTGGGTTAGAGGTCAGCGATGGCTCAGgcaacaacatcaacattacCAACAACCCAGAGTCTTCACACACAGATG GCCTCTCAAGCAATCGCTTAGAGACTCCAACCTTATCAGACCGGGGTGAGGTGTCTCCTGTTGGGCTTGTAGGTGGGTTGATCGCTGGGGAGTCCGTCTTTCCCAGCGACACTCCCACAGAGGAGAATCTGGAGAAAGACAG ACGGAAGACAAG TAGGAAAGTGGCACGTAGTGAGAGTGCTCGCGTGGACAGGCACTCCTCTCGGCGCCGCGGCTCTACCCGGGTCAAACAGTCCCGTTCCCGTAGTGATGTGGATCTCCAGCAGCCGATTTCTTCCACGACAACATCACCTGCCCCCCTCACTCCCCAGCACCTCCATCC TATTGAAGGGCCAAGTTTAGTTTTTGAGGGGCCTGGCCCCTCCCCCACCAGTCCCTCCCCACAGCTGGAGGAGATGGACCCGCGCTTCCAAGAGTTGGAGCAGGACCCGCCCAATTGGAGGGAGCTGGCCCCCTCTGAAGTCCTGTCCAGCCTCAGCAAGAAGGAGACCAAGAGGCAGGAGGTCATCAATG AGTTGTTTGCTACAGAGCATGCTCATGTGCGGATGCTAAGTGTCCTTCAGACGGTCTTCTCCAAGCCGTTGGAGAGGGACGAACTCCTGACCTCCACTGAGCTGGCCGCCATTTTCCCTAACCTGGAAGAGATCATTGAAATGCACT ATACCTTCTATGAGAACCTGAAGAAACTGCGTTTGGAAGATGGCTTTATAGTCAAATCCATCAGCACCACAGTACTCAACAGA ttTGGTGGTCATGAGGGGGAATGGTTCCAAAAACTGACAGCTCGATTCTGCAGTCACCAGTCGTGGGCCCTGGACCAGATCAAGAGCAGGCAGAGGAAAGAGCCACGCTTCAACTCTTTCATACTG GAGGCAGAGAGTAAGCCCCAATGCCGCAGGCTGCAGCTCAAGGACATCATTCCCATAGAGATGCAGAGACTGACCAAGTACCCGCTGCTGCTGGAGAATATTGCGAAGAACACag AGGACCCGACAGAGAAGGAGGACATCCAGCAGAGCGCAGAATGCTGCAGAAAGATCCTCAACCATGTCAATGAGGAGGTCAAAGTGATGGAGAACCTATTG ACTCTGAAGGACTACCAGCGCAGACTGGACACATCAGGGCTCAAACCAAGCAATGAGCTTTATACTGAATATAAG AACATTGACCTGACTCAGAAGAAGATGCTTTATGAAGGCCCTCTGACTTGGAGAGTCACCAAGGAGAAGGCAATTG aggtgcagtgtgtgttgcTCGGGGACCTGCTGGTGCTCCTGCAGAAGCAGGATGACAAGATGGTCCTCAAATGTCAGAGCAAGAGTAACATTGCCATACAGGAAGGCAAGCAAATGCTGAGCCCCATTATCAAGCTGGACTCGGTTTTCCTTCGTGAGGTGGCCACAG atCGAAAGGCCTTTTATGTTATATTTACTTGGGACAGCGGTGCTCAGATCTATGAACTGGTGGCTCAGTCTCTTGGAGAGAGGAAAAC CTGGACTGAAGTGATAAAGTCAGCAGTGGATGATCTGAAGAAGAGTGGAGCACCCATGAAGTTGCCACTGCCTCCTGGAGCTGGAGGAGCCCCGTTCAGTCCAAC gcTGACTGCCCCTCTGAGCCCGACTGAGAATGGAGGTTTGAAAAGCAGCAGTG ATCGAGATAAGGACAGCTTGACGGATGAGAAGTCGACAGACCCCAGGCACACGCTGATTGATTTCCTGTCAGATAAAGGCTTTGACTTGATAGGCCACTCCAACAGCGATCAGGAGAAGGTGGCCAATAATGCTTTGGATGAAG TCATGTCGCTAAAAAGGCTGTTGGTCGGGAGCATCAGTCTATCAGAAGACTCACAACCTGATGAAGAAAACGGAGAGGAGCAATCAGAGAGGCCCAGTCTAGACACGGATAGCTGTCAGTCAACAG AACACAGTCAGACAACAGACAGAGGAGCGGAGGAGGAGAATGAGAACTCTTGTGAAAAAGAAGGTGCAGGGAcgaagggagaggaagagaagagcaTCAGTGCACCCCTGGTGTTGTCCcaggagaggatggaggaagTATGCAGGAGGCTTCACAGTCTGGAGGAACAACTAAAGAGACTACAG ACCGTAGAAGAGGAGCACCACAGGCTACAGGAGGCCCTTTCCAAGTTCTCACTGGAGGGGGGTAACTTCCAGTAA